Proteins from one Oncorhynchus tshawytscha isolate Ot180627B linkage group LG16, Otsh_v2.0, whole genome shotgun sequence genomic window:
- the LOC112247183 gene encoding catechol O-methyltransferase domain-containing protein 1-like — MAPDIKMYFCIQLVLALTGTGIGSALPGKSHSGGKNNPVLQYVVNNSLREHPVMTKLRLKTLEDPWSIMLVASEQAQLMANLAKLINASKTIEIGMYTGYNTLNMALVVPESGQVVACEIDDEYVNIAKPFFKEAGVEDKITVHLQMCIKTLDELIAAGEAGTYDFVFIDADKRNYDRYYEKSLELVRQGGIIAIDNVLWSGKVVDPAPDDLTSQALDKLNKKLHTDQRIDLSMLTVGDGLTLAIKR, encoded by the exons ATGGCTCCAGATATCAAGATGTATTTCTGCATTCAGCTTGTTCTTGCACTAACAG GCACAGGAATAGGATCTGCCCTGCCAGGTAAGAGCCACAGTGGAGGGAAGAACAACCCAGTGCTGCAGTATGTCGTGAACAACTCACTGAGAGAACATCCTGTCATGACCAAACTCAGACTG AAAACCCTTGAGGACCCATGGAGCATCATGCTGGTTGCTAGTGAACAAGCACAACTGATGGCAAATCTGGCCAAACTGATCAATGCCAGCAAAACCATTGAAATTG GGATGTACACAGGGTACAACACCCTGAACATGGCGTTGGTTGTACCAGAGAGTGGTCAAGTGGTAGCATGTGAAATAGACGACGAATACGTGAACATTGCTAAACCTTTCTTTAAAGAG GCCGGAGTCGAGGATAAAATTACTGTCCATCTTCAAATGTGTATAAAAACACTGG ATGAGTTGATAGCTGCTGGGGAAGCTGGCACCTATGACTTTGTGTTCATCGATGCAGATAAAAGGAACTATGACAGATATTACGAGAAGTCTCTTGAGCTTGTGAGACAAGGGGGCATCATTGCCATCGATAAT GTACTCTGGAGTGGTAAAGTGGTGGACCCTGCTCCTGATGACCTGACCTCCCAGGCTCTGGACAAGCTCAACAAGAAACTACACACAGACCAGAGGATCGATCTGAGCATGCTCACTGTGGGTGACGGACTCACCCTGGCTATCAAACGCTAA